A genome region from Oncorhynchus masou masou isolate Uvic2021 chromosome 14, UVic_Omas_1.1, whole genome shotgun sequence includes the following:
- the LOC135554402 gene encoding large ribosomal subunit protein uL3-like: protein MSHRKFSAPRHGSLGFLPRKRSRRHRGKVKSFPKDDPSKPVHLTAFLGYKAGMTHIVREVDRPGSKVNKKEVVEAVTIVETPPMVVVGVVGYVETPRGLRSFKTIFAEHISDECKRRFYRNWYKSKKKAFTKYCKKWQDDEGKKQLEKDFASMKKYCQVVRIIAHTQMRLLPLRQKKSHLMEVQLNGGSISDKVDWAREKLEQSIPITNVFTQDEMIDVIGVTKGHGYKGVTSRWHTKKLPRKTHRGLRKVACIGAWHPSRVAFSVARAGQKGYHHRTEINKKIYKIGQGYHTKDGKLVKNNAATEYDLSNKSITPLGGFVHYGEVTNDFVMLKGCTIGVKKRVLTLRKSLLVQSSRRATEKIDLKFIDTTSKFGHGRFQTVEEKKAFMGPLKKDRVAKEETA from the exons ATG TCCCACCGTAAATTTTCGGCTCCCCGCCACGGATCCTTGGGTTTCCTGCCCCGTAAGAGGAGCAGACGTCACCGTGGTAAGGTGAAGAGTTTCCCCAAGGATGACCCCAGCAAGCCAGTCCACTTGACTGCCTTCCTTGGCTACAAGGCTGGCATGACTCACATCGTGCGTGAAGTCGACAGACCTGGCTCAA AGGTGAACAAGAAGGAAGTGGTTGAGGCTGTGACCATTGTGGAGACTCCTCCCATGGTTGTGGTGGGTGTTGTGGGTTATGTCGAGACCCCCCGTGGCCTGCGTTCCTTCAAGACCATCTTCGCTGAGCACATCAGTGACGAGTGCAAGCGTCGCTTCTACAGGAACTG GTACAAGTCCAAGAAGAAGGCCTTCACAAAGTACTGCAAGAAGTGGCAGGATGACGAGGGCAAGAAGCAGCTGGAGAAGGACTTTGCCTCCATGAAGAAGTACTGCCAGGTCGTCCGCATCATCGCCCACACGCAG atgAGGCTGCTGCCCCTGAGGCAGAAGAAGTCCCATCTGATGGAGGTGCAGCTCAATGGAGGCTCCATCTCTGACAAGGTGGACTGGGCCCGTGAGAAGCTGGAGCAGTCTATTCCCATCACCAATGTCTTCACCCAGGATGAGATGATCGACGTCATCGGTGTCACAAAGGGTCACGGATACAAAG GTGTTACCAGCCGTTGGCACACAAAGAAGCTCCCCCGTAAGACCCATCGTGGTCTGCGTAAGGTGGCCTGTATCGGTGCCTGGCATCCCTCCCGTGTGGCCTTCTCCGTGGCCCGTGCTGGTCAGAAGGGCTACCACCACCGCACAGAGATCAACAAGAAGATCTACAAGATCGGCCAGGGCTACCACACCAAGGACGGCAAGCTGGTGAAGAACAACGCCGCCACAGAGTACGATCTGTCCAACAAGAGCATCACCCCTTTGGGTGGCTTCGTCCACTACGGAGAGGTGACCAATGACTTTGTCATGCTGAAGGGCTGCACAATTGGAGTCAAGAAGAGGGTGCTAACCCTGCGTAAG TCTCTGTTGGTGCAGTCCAGCCGTCGTGCCACGGAGAAGATCGACCTGAAGTTCATCGACACCACCTCCAAGTTTGGCCACGGCCGCTTCCAGACGGTGGAGGAAAAGAAGGCGTTCATG GGACCACTCAAGAAGGACCGCGTTGCCAAGGAAGAGACTGCCTAA
- the LOC135553742 gene encoding probable mitochondrial glutathione transporter SLC25A39 — protein MTLPFDVVKTRRQIQLGEMETLGVPVKNPTSTWHIMRGIWAESGYRGLFAGFQPRVIKVAPACAVMISNYEFGKIFFQKINLDREQQAC, from the exons ATGACTCTACCTTTTGACGTGGTGAAGACACGAAGACAGATCcaactgggagagatggagacactgGGAG TCCCTGTGAAGAATCCCACATCCACATGGCATATCATGAGGGGAATTTGGGCTGAATCGGGATACAGGGGGCTCTTTGCAG GTTTCCAACCCAGGGTGATCAAAGTTGCCCCCGCCTGTGCTGTCATGATCAGCAACTATGAGTTTGGGAAGATCTTCTTCCAGAAGATAAACCTTGACCGGGAGCAACAGGCCTGCTGA